One Pseudomonas sp. B21_DOA genomic window, GGCCGCCGACAGTTGCTCGAACATCTGCGCGCCAGCGCCGATTTCCTCTTGCGGCATAACGGCCAGGAAGCCTTGTTGCAAGCGCTGCAGCAAGACATCCTGCGCCGCGCCCGCCGCCGCCATCCCGGTTTCGATCAATTGAATGTGGCCGAGCAATGGCTGGCGTTAGCGCGCCTGACCCGGCAACCCACCCGCGCCATCAGCCAGGCCCTGAGCCCACGACCGAAGCAGCGATTGTCCAGCGCCGAATTCAGCCGTCAGGTCGCTCATCTGCAAACCTTGAGGAACGCGTTATGACTGAACAGATCGAGCCCGGCAGCGCGACGCACGCCGCCCAGCAACGCCAGCGTGCCAGCCAGTTGGCGCAGGCGGTACGCAACGAATTGAACAAGGCCTTGATCGGCCAGGAGGCGGTGGTCGACGATGTCCTGACCGCGCTGATTGCCGGCGGCCATGTGCTGCTCGAAGGCGTGCCCGGTCTGGGCAAGACCTTGCTGGTGCGGGCCTTGGCGCGATGCTTCGGCGGCGAGTTTGCGCGCATCCAGTTCACCCCGGATCTGATGCCCAGCGACATCACCGGTCACGCCGTGTACGACCTGCAGACCGAACAGTTCAAGCTGCGCAAAGGCCCGCTGTTCACCAACCTGCTGCTGGCCGATGAGATCAACCGCGCCCCGGCGAAAACCCAGGCAGCGTTGCTCGAAGCCATGCAGGAACGGCAGGTGACACTCGAAGGTCGCGCCCTGCCCATCGCGCAACCGTTCATGGTGCTGGCGACGCAGAACCCGATCGAACAGGAAGGCACTTATCCACTGCCGGAAGCCGAACTCGACCGCTTCATGCTCAAGGTGCGCATGGATTATCCCGACGCCGATCAGGAGTTGAACATGGTCCGTCAGGTCTGTCGTTCGACCCGCGCCGACATGCTCGATGTGCAACCGCTGCGCACGGTGTTGCAGGCCAAGGACGTGCAAGCCTTGCAACGCATTGCGAGTGACTTGCCGCTGGACGATCAGGTCCTCGACTATGCCGTACGCCTGGCGCGCAGTACGCGCACCTGGCCGGGGCTGACCCTCGGCGCCGGACCACGCGCCTCGATTGCACTGGTGCGTTGTGCCCGTGCCCGGGCGTTATTGCGCGGCGGCGAGTTTGTCATTCCGGATGACATCAAAGCCTGCGCGCTGGCGGTGCTGCGCCATCGCGTGCGCATCGCGCCGGAGCTGGACATCGAAGGCCTGCAGGTCGATCAGGTGCTTGCGCAATTGCTCGACCAAGTGCCGGCGCCGCGCCTGTGAAACCCTCGCGACTGCTGCTGATCTGGCTGGGCCTGCTGCTGGTGGTCAGCATGGTGCTCGGCACTTTGCAGGCTTTGCAGCTTGAAGTTCCAAGTAGTCTGGTTTCGATCAACTGGGGTTTGCTCCTGGCGCTGTTGGCGCTGGCAGTGATTGACGCGGTGCGCCTCAGACGTCTGCCCTCGCCGCTTATCAAAAGGCAGATGCCCGGCAGCCTGGCACTGGGGCGCTGGGCAGAGGTACAACTGGAAGTTGCCCATGAGTTTGCCGAGCCACTGAACATCGATCTCTTCGACCACGTCCCCGAGGGCCTCGCGTTCGAACATCTGCCATGGGCCGTCGAGCTCCAACCCGGTCATGTCAGCCGGATCACCTACCGTTTGCGCCCGACCAGACGCGGGCATTTGCGCTTCGAGCAGTGCGAAGTCAATCTGCCGAGTCCCTTGGGCTTATGGTCAGGCAAACGCCTGATCAAGGTCGCCGATCAGACCCGTGTGTATCCCGACTTCGCCCGGCTCTACGGTGGTGAATTACGCGCCGTCGACA contains:
- a CDS encoding MoxR family ATPase, which translates into the protein MTEQIEPGSATHAAQQRQRASQLAQAVRNELNKALIGQEAVVDDVLTALIAGGHVLLEGVPGLGKTLLVRALARCFGGEFARIQFTPDLMPSDITGHAVYDLQTEQFKLRKGPLFTNLLLADEINRAPAKTQAALLEAMQERQVTLEGRALPIAQPFMVLATQNPIEQEGTYPLPEAELDRFMLKVRMDYPDADQELNMVRQVCRSTRADMLDVQPLRTVLQAKDVQALQRIASDLPLDDQVLDYAVRLARSTRTWPGLTLGAGPRASIALVRCARARALLRGGEFVIPDDIKACALAVLRHRVRIAPELDIEGLQVDQVLAQLLDQVPAPRL